A DNA window from Camelina sativa cultivar DH55 chromosome 13, Cs, whole genome shotgun sequence contains the following coding sequences:
- the LOC104734477 gene encoding uncharacterized protein LOC104734477 isoform X2: MSMSSNYLDATLKETFRRSPFKFANTKVPHAGLGDSISPIKEVPEEEVLNDPVNIQIPFIESALSASRLRGKNTNVYYEYIQLSQGISQGRVEVVKDFLNGHPDAVDEWINLYETPLLKACACGKPEIVKELLRRMTPEQMLPKMSQNASYHTPLTVVAVSGNMEIAEALVAKNPKLLEIPGINGQIPVVVAVENTQMEMARYLYTRTPVQVLLDDDGYHGSLLFLNAIFYKMLDIALDLFNMSRRLAVTKHLQIESIPIIVLASKPDLFPGGCYLGPFTRFIYSWIQVKLPTLPEPSRSNKDHQNTLMRKLLKGLSKWTGIDEVYRLKVMHLQAKKLLRGISEETLALGLKERSETVDEALLFAVRYGNVDFLVEMIKNNSELLWSTRTSSSSTLFLLAVEFRQEKVFSLLYGLDDRKYLLLADKDCDGNGVLHLAGFPSPPSKLSTVVGAPLQMQRELQWFKEVERIAPEIEKERVNTEEQTPIEIFTKEHQGLREEAEKWMKDTAMSCSLVAALIVTVTFAAVFTVPGGTDENTKGKPFHLHDRHFITFVVSDLISCFASCTSVLIFLGILTARYSFDDFLVSLPTKMIAGLSILFVSIAAMLMAFSSALFTMMDKEKWIVAPTILLACSPALLFVLLQYPLLKEMIFSTYGKGIFDRNMKCWA, from the exons ATGTCAATGAGTTCTAATTACTTAGACGCAACTTTGAAGGAAACATTTCGGAGGAGCCCTTTCAAATTCGCAAATACAAAGGTTCCTCATGCTGGCCTAGGGGACAGTATCTCCCCTATAAAAGAAGTTCCTGAAGAAGAAGTTCTAAATGATCCCGTCAATATCCAGATTCCGTTCATCGAATCAGCTCTCTCCGCATCTCGGCTTCGCG GAAAGAATACGAACGTATATTATGAGTATATACAATTAAGTCAAGGAATAAGCCAAGGTCGTGTAGAGGTGGTGAAGGACTTCTTGAACGGTCATCCGGACGCAGTGGACGAATGGATAAACCTTTACGAGACACCATTGTTAAAGGCTTGCGCGTGTGGGAAACCCGAGATTGTTAAAGAGCTTTTGCGTCGTATGACACCTGAACAGATGCTTCCCAAGATGAGCCAAAACGCTTCGTACCACACGCCTCTCACTGTCGTTGCGGTTAGTGGAAACATGGAGATTGCTGAAGCCTTAGTTGCCAAGAACCCTAAGCTTCTAGAGATTCCTGGAATCAATGGGCAGATTCCAGTTGTGGTTGCGGTTGAGAACACGCAGATGGAGATGGCTCGCTATCTTTACACCAGAACTCCGGTTCAGGTGTTACTTGACGATGATGGATATCACGGTTCCTTGCTCTTTCTTAATGCCATCTTCTATAAAATGCTCG ACATTGCGTTGGATCTCTTCAACATGAGCAGACGCTTAGCCGTCACAAAACACTTGCAAATCGAGTCGATCCCCATCATTGTCTTGGCTTCAAAGCCAGATCTTTTCCCTGGTGGCTGCTATCTCGGACCATTTACACGTTTCATCTACTCTT GGATACAAGTAAAGCTGCCAACTCTTCCAGAGCCTTCTCGTTCAAACAAAGATCATCAGA ATACTTTGATGAGGAAACTGCTCAAAGGCCTCTCCAAATGGACTG GAATAGATGAAGTGTACCGACTCAAGGTCATGCATCTACAAGCCAAGAAGCTTCTACGGGGAATATCAGAAGAAACATTGGCATTGGGCTTGAAAGAACGTTCCGAGACAGTGGATGAGGCTTTACTCTTTGCAGTAAGGTATGGGAATGTGGATTTCTTGGTGGAGATGATCAAGAACAACTCCGAGCTTCTATGGTCCACGAGAACAAGCTCAAGCAGTACTCTGTTTCTCTTGGCCGTCGAGTTCAGACAAGAAAAGGTGTTTAGTCTCCTTTACGGTCTGGACGACAGGAAGTACTTGTTGCTCGCCGACAAGGACTGTGACGGAAATGGTGTGCTTCATCTCGCCGGctttccttctcctccttccaAGCTATCTACTGTCGTTGGCGCACCTTTGCAGATGCAACGCGAGTTACAATGGTTCAag GAAGTGGAGAGAATCGCACCGGAGATCGAGAAGGAGAGAGTAAACACAGAAGAGCAAACACCGATCGAGATATTCACAAAGGAACACCAAGGATTGCGAGAAGAAGCCGAGAAATGGATGAAAGATACGGCTATGTCTTGCAGCTTAGTCGCGGCTCTCATCGTCACGGTCACCTTCGCGGCGGTCTTCACCGTCCCTGGTGGCACCGACGAAAATACAAAAGGTAAACCCTTCCACCTACATGACCGGCATTTCATCACCTTCGTGGTCTCAGATTTGATCTCATGCTTCGCCTCTTGCACCTCCGTCCTCATCTTCCTCGGGATACTCACCGCAAGATACTCCTTCGACGATTTCTTGGTCTCGCTTCCGACAAAGATGATTGCCGGACTTTCGATACTGTTCGTCTCTATCGCAGCGATGCTTATGGCGTTCTCGTCGGCGCTATTCACGATGATGGATAAAGAGAAATGGATCGTTGCTCCGACGATCCTTTTGGCTTGTTCACCGGCGCTACTGTTTGTTCTGCTTCAGTATCCTCTCCTCAAGGAAATGATCTTCTCAACTTACGGCAAAGGAATCTTCGACAGAAACATGAAATGTTGGGCCTAA
- the LOC104734477 gene encoding uncharacterized protein LOC104734477 isoform X1, whose product MSMSSNYLDATLKETFRRSPFKFANTKVPHAGLGDSISPIKEVPEEEVLNDPVNIQIPFIESALSASRLRGKNTNVYYEYIQLSQGISQGRVEVVKDFLNGHPDAVDEWINLYETPLLKACACGKPEIVKELLRRMTPEQMLPKMSQNASYHTPLTVVAVSGNMEIAEALVAKNPKLLEIPGINGQIPVVVAVENTQMEMARYLYTRTPVQVLLDDDGYHGSLLFLNAIFYKMLDIALDLFNMSRRLAVTKHLQIESIPIIVLASKPDLFPGGCYLGPFTRFIYSWIQVKLPTLPEPSRSNKDHQNTLMRKLLKGLSKWTGIDEVYRLKVMHLQAKKLLRGISEETLALGLKERSETVDEALLFAVRYGNVDFLVEMIKNNSELLWSTRTSSSSTLFLLAVEFRQEKVFSLLYGLDDRKYLLLADKDCDGNGVLHLAGFPSPPSKLSTVVGAPLQMQRELQWFKEVERIAPEIEKERVNTEEQTPIEIFTKEHQGLREEAEKWMKDTAMSCSLVAALIVTVTFAAVFTVPVAALIVTVTFAAVFTVPGGTDENTKGKPFHLHDRHFITFVVSDLISCFASCTSVLIFLGILTARYSFDDFLVSLPTKMIAGLSILFVSIAAMLMAFSSALFTMMDKEKWIVAPTILLACSPALLFVLLQYPLLKEMIFSTYGKGIFDRNMKCWA is encoded by the exons ATGTCAATGAGTTCTAATTACTTAGACGCAACTTTGAAGGAAACATTTCGGAGGAGCCCTTTCAAATTCGCAAATACAAAGGTTCCTCATGCTGGCCTAGGGGACAGTATCTCCCCTATAAAAGAAGTTCCTGAAGAAGAAGTTCTAAATGATCCCGTCAATATCCAGATTCCGTTCATCGAATCAGCTCTCTCCGCATCTCGGCTTCGCG GAAAGAATACGAACGTATATTATGAGTATATACAATTAAGTCAAGGAATAAGCCAAGGTCGTGTAGAGGTGGTGAAGGACTTCTTGAACGGTCATCCGGACGCAGTGGACGAATGGATAAACCTTTACGAGACACCATTGTTAAAGGCTTGCGCGTGTGGGAAACCCGAGATTGTTAAAGAGCTTTTGCGTCGTATGACACCTGAACAGATGCTTCCCAAGATGAGCCAAAACGCTTCGTACCACACGCCTCTCACTGTCGTTGCGGTTAGTGGAAACATGGAGATTGCTGAAGCCTTAGTTGCCAAGAACCCTAAGCTTCTAGAGATTCCTGGAATCAATGGGCAGATTCCAGTTGTGGTTGCGGTTGAGAACACGCAGATGGAGATGGCTCGCTATCTTTACACCAGAACTCCGGTTCAGGTGTTACTTGACGATGATGGATATCACGGTTCCTTGCTCTTTCTTAATGCCATCTTCTATAAAATGCTCG ACATTGCGTTGGATCTCTTCAACATGAGCAGACGCTTAGCCGTCACAAAACACTTGCAAATCGAGTCGATCCCCATCATTGTCTTGGCTTCAAAGCCAGATCTTTTCCCTGGTGGCTGCTATCTCGGACCATTTACACGTTTCATCTACTCTT GGATACAAGTAAAGCTGCCAACTCTTCCAGAGCCTTCTCGTTCAAACAAAGATCATCAGA ATACTTTGATGAGGAAACTGCTCAAAGGCCTCTCCAAATGGACTG GAATAGATGAAGTGTACCGACTCAAGGTCATGCATCTACAAGCCAAGAAGCTTCTACGGGGAATATCAGAAGAAACATTGGCATTGGGCTTGAAAGAACGTTCCGAGACAGTGGATGAGGCTTTACTCTTTGCAGTAAGGTATGGGAATGTGGATTTCTTGGTGGAGATGATCAAGAACAACTCCGAGCTTCTATGGTCCACGAGAACAAGCTCAAGCAGTACTCTGTTTCTCTTGGCCGTCGAGTTCAGACAAGAAAAGGTGTTTAGTCTCCTTTACGGTCTGGACGACAGGAAGTACTTGTTGCTCGCCGACAAGGACTGTGACGGAAATGGTGTGCTTCATCTCGCCGGctttccttctcctccttccaAGCTATCTACTGTCGTTGGCGCACCTTTGCAGATGCAACGCGAGTTACAATGGTTCAag GAAGTGGAGAGAATCGCACCGGAGATCGAGAAGGAGAGAGTAAACACAGAAGAGCAAACACCGATCGAGATATTCACAAAGGAACACCAAGGATTGCGAGAAGAAGCCGAGAAATGGATGAAAGATACGGCTATGTCTTGCAGCTTAGTCGCGGCTCTCATCGTCACGGTCACCTTCGCGGCGGTCTTCACCGTCCCTG TCGCGGCTCTCATCGTCACGGTCACCTTCGCGGCGGTCTTCACCGTCCCTGGTGGCACCGACGAAAATACAAAAGGTAAACCCTTCCACCTACATGACCGGCATTTCATCACCTTCGTGGTCTCAGATTTGATCTCATGCTTCGCCTCTTGCACCTCCGTCCTCATCTTCCTCGGGATACTCACCGCAAGATACTCCTTCGACGATTTCTTGGTCTCGCTTCCGACAAAGATGATTGCCGGACTTTCGATACTGTTCGTCTCTATCGCAGCGATGCTTATGGCGTTCTCGTCGGCGCTATTCACGATGATGGATAAAGAGAAATGGATCGTTGCTCCGACGATCCTTTTGGCTTGTTCACCGGCGCTACTGTTTGTTCTGCTTCAGTATCCTCTCCTCAAGGAAATGATCTTCTCAACTTACGGCAAAGGAATCTTCGACAGAAACATGAAATGTTGGGCCTAA
- the LOC104734478 gene encoding probable aspartyl aminopeptidase has protein sequence MAAAVARLPLTHSLPSKFNPSFVFPSSLSFPTYLHRSPFLRSFSSVSPILCSSQNDSRSLGSDSNASIVGDLLDYLNESWTQFHATAEAKRQLLDAGFDLLSENEDWNLKPGGRYFFTRNMSCLVAFAVGDKYVPGNGFHAIAAHTDSPCLKLKPKSASSKSGYLMVNVQTYGGGLWHTWFDRDLTVAGRAIVRASDGSFVHRLVKVKRPLLRVPTLAIHLDRTVNSDGFKPNLETQLVPLLATKPDESSAELKEKNVSSSSKDAHHPLLMQILSDDLDCKVEDIVSLELNICDTQPSCLGGANNEFIFSGRLDNLASSFCALRSLIDSCESSESLSTEHDIRMIALFDNEEVGSDSCQGAGAPTMFQAMRRIVSSLGNNQATECTFDRAIRKSFLVSADMAHGVHPNFADKHEENHRPQLHKGLVVKHNANQRYATSGITSFLFKEVAKLHDLPIQEFVVRNDMGCGSTIGPILASGVGIRTVDCGIPQLSMHSVREICGTNDIDIAYRHFKAFYRSFSSVDRKLVVDD, from the exons ATGGCGGCCGCCGTAGCTCGTCTTCCACTAACCCATTCTCTTCCCTCCAAATTCAAtccttcttttgtctttccttcatctctctcttttcctaCTTATCTCCATCGCTCTCCCTTTCTTCGCTCCTTCTCCTCCGTCTCTCCTATCCTCTGCTCCTCCCAGAATGATTCGAGATCGCTCGGGAGTGATTCCAATGCCTCGATTGTCGGGGATCTTCTGGATTATCTCAATGAATCATGGACGCAGTTTCACGCCACTG CTGAGGCGAAGAGACAGCTTTTGGATGCTGGGTTTGATCTCCTCAGTGAAAACGAGGATTGGAACCTGAAACCTGGTGGCCGTTACTTCTTTACACGAAACATGTCCTGTTTGGTTGCTTTTGCCGTCGGAGACAA GTATGTTCCTGGTAATGGTTTTCATGCCATAGCTGCTCACACCGATAGCCCCTGTCTTAAACTTAAGCCGAAGTCTGCTTCATCTAAGTCTGGCTATCTGATGGTGAATGTTCAGACTTACGGAGGTGGTTTGTGGCACACATGGTTTGATCGAGACTTGACTGTTGCGGGGAGAGCAATTGTGAGAGCCAGTGATGGCTCGTTTGTTCACAGGCTTGTCAAAGTGAAAAGGCCATTACTTAGAGTGCCCACTTTGGCCATTCATCTTGATCG CACAGTGAATAGTGATGgatttaaaccaaatttggaGACCCAACTTGTTCCACTACTGGCAACGAAACCAGATGAATCCTCTGCTgagttgaaggaaaaaaatgtttctTCATCCTCCAAAGATGCTCATCATCCATTACTCATGCAG ATTTTGTCAGATGACCTGGATTGTAAGGTTGAGGATATAGTGAGTCTTGAGTTAAATATCTGTGACACCCAACCTAGCTGCCTGGGAGGAGCAAACAATGAATTCATATTCTCTGGAAGACTAGATAATCTTGCATCAAGTTTCTGTGCTTTGAGATCTCTCATTGATTCATGTGAATCATCTGAAAGCCTTTCCACTGAACATGATATCCGGATGATAGCTTTATTTGACAACGAGGAG GTAGGTTCAGATTCATGTCAAGGTGCAGGGGCGCCCACTATGTTTCAAGCAATGAGACGGATTGTGAGTTCCCTAGGCAATAATCAGGCCACTGAGTGTACATTTGACCGTGCTATCCGGAAATCTTTTCTTG TGTCTGCAGACATGGCTCATGGAGTGCACCCCAACTTTGCAGACAAGCATGAAGAGAACCACCGTCCTCAACTACACAAGGGTCTGGTTGTCAAACATAACGCAAATCAACGCTATGCAACCAGTGGAatcacttcttttcttttcaaagaagTAGCAAAACTCCATGATCTTCCAATTCAG GAGTTTGTGGTGAGAAATGATATGGGATGTGGCTCAACAATAGGGCCTATATTGGCTTCAGGAGTTGGGATTCGAACCGTTGATTGTGGCATACCTCAGCTTTCTATGCATAG TGTGAGAGAAATTTGTGGAACAAACGATATAGACATCGCATATAGACATTTCAAGGCGTTTTATCGATCTTTCTCAAGCGTGGACAGGAAGCTCGTTGTGGATGATTAA
- the LOC104734480 gene encoding probable disease resistance protein At5g04720: MAELVGGEVVTELVKQLFAVSDKAFRCRSIAKNLATMIQNVQPTITEIVYSGVEVSEHRQVQLRMFSETLDKCKKLTDKVLKCHRWNMVRQLYHVKKMEDLGKKITRFIQGLPLHILADVHHLRADAEVRLDRIDRNCDSLNEKLGSMKIRGSESMREVLKMAEATVEMVTDDDGGFQNLGAGLELGKRKVKELLFRSSDEARLVGISGMSGSGKTTLAKAIERDEEVRGHFGNRVLFLIVSQSPNVEELRSLIWGFLTGYDAGSGVAHPESTGQTRKLVILDDAWTWESLDQLMFNIPGTSTLVVSRSKLAGTRTTYDVELLNKDEAMSLFCLSAFNQKSVPPGFSKSLVQQVVGECKGLPLSLKVVGASLKNQSEKYWEGAVTRLSKSEPADETHDSRVFAQIEASLENLDLKTRDCFLGLGAFPEDKKIPLDVLINVLVELHDLEDTSAFAVVVDLANRNLLTLVKDPRFGAMYTSYYDIFVTQHDVLRDVALRLSNRGTVNRRERLLMPKRESVLPREWERSNDEPYNARVVSIHTGEMTEMDWFDMELPKAEVLILNFSSEKYVLPPFIARMGRLRALVIINNGMSPARLHDFSIFTNLAKLRSLWLERVHVPELSSSTVPLKNLHKLSLILCKLNNSFDQTQVDIAQIFPKLSDLTIDHCGDLVELPSTICGITSLNSISITNCPRIKELPKHLSKLKALQLLRLYACPELKSLPAEICELPRLKYVDISQCVSLYSLPEEIGKVRTLEKIDMRDCSLLSIPSSAVSLTSLRHVICDSDALSMWEEVEKAVPGLHVEAAEKSFSLDWLDE; the protein is encoded by the exons ATGGCGGAACTTGTGGGCGGCGAAGTTGTGACGGAGCTCGTGAAGCAGCTCTTCGCTGTATCTGACAAAGCCTTCAGGTGTAGAAGCATCGCCAAAAACCTCGCAACCATGATCCAAAACGTTCAACCAACCATAACGGAGATCGTCTATAGCGGCGTGGAGGTAAGTGAGCATCGCCAGGTTCAGTTGCGTATGTTCTCTGAGACTTTAGACAAGTGCAAGAAGCTCACCGATAAGGTTCTTAAATGTCACCGTTGGAACATGGTGAGGCAGCTTTACCATGTCAAGAAGATGGAAGATCTTGGGAAGAAGATCACCAGATTCATCCAGGGCTTGCCTCTTCATATTCTCGCTGACGTTCATCACCTTCGGGCCGATGCAGAGGTGCGTTTGGATCGTATTGATAGGAATTGCGATAGCTTGAATGAGAAGCTTGGTTCTATGAAGATCAGGGGAAGTGAATCTATGCGTGAGGTGTTGAAGATGGCTGAGGCTACGGTGGAGATGGtgactgatgatgatggtggtttCCAAAATTTGGGAGCGGGGTTGGAATTGGGAAAGAGGAAGGTGAAGGAGTTGTTGTTTAGATCTAGTGATGAAGCACGACTTGTTGGCATCTCGGGGATGAGTGGTTCTGGGAAAACCACTCTTGCTAAAGCGATTGAGCGGGACGAGGAGGTTCGAG GCCACTTTGGAAACCGGGTTTTGTTTCTGATTGTATCACAATCTCCAAATGTTGAGGAGCTGAGATCGCTTATTTGGGGATTTCTGACTGGCTATGATGCTGGCTCTGGTGTTGCTCATCCGGAATCGACTGGTCAAACACGAAAGCTAGTGATCCTTGATGATGCTTGGACATGGGAATCTCTGGACCAGCTGATGTTTAATATTCCTGGAACTTCAACTCTTGTTGTCTCAAGGTCTAAACTCGCGGGTACTAGAACCACCTATGATGTAGAGTTACTAAATAAAGATGAAGCAATGTCTCTGTTCTGTTTATCTGCTTTCAATCAGAAATCAGTCCCTCCAGGATTCAGCAAAAGTTTGGTCCAGCAG GTTGTTGGGGAGTGTAAAGGTCTACCGTTGTCTCTGAAAGTTGTTGGTGCTTCATTGAAAAACCAATCTGAAAAATACTGGGAAGGTGCAGTGACGAGGTTATCTAAGAGTGAACCTGCTGATGAAACTCATGACAGTAGAGTGTTTGCTCAAATCGAAGCAAGTCTAGAAAATCTCGACCTGAAAACCAGAGACTGTTTCTTGGGACTCGGTGCTTTCCCTGAAGACAAGAAGATCCCTCTTGATGTTCTCATAAACGTGTTGGTCGAGTTGCATGATCTCGAGGACACAAgtgcttttgctgttgttgttgatttagCAAACAGGAATCTTCTTACTCTAGTGAAAGATCCAAG GTTTGGCGCTATGTACACTAGCTACTATGACATATTTGTGACGCAGCACGATGTGCTAAGAGATGTAGCACTTCGTCTAAGCAATCGTGGGACAGTAAATAGACGAGAGCGGTTACTGATGCCAAAAAGAGAGTCAGTGCTTCCCAGAGAATGGGAGAGGAGCAATGATGAGCCATACAATGCCCGGGTAGTTTCCATTCACACAG GAGAAATGACTGAGATGGATTGGTTTGACATGGAACTCCCTAAGGCTGAAGTGTTGATATTAAACTTTTCCTCTGAAAAGTATGTATTGCCTCCTTTCATTGCTAGGATGGGCAGGCTTAGGGCGCTCGTGATTATCAACAACGGTATGTCTCCTGCGCGTCTACATGACTTCTCCATCTTTACCAATTTGGCCAAACTCAGGAGTCTTTGGCTTGAGAGGGTTCATGTCCCTGAACTCTCTAGCAGTACGGTTCCCTTGAAAAACCTCCACAAGCTGTCTCTGATCCTGTGCAAGCTCAACAATAGTTTTGATCAGACCCAAGTAGACATTGCCCAAATCTTCCCAAAACTGTCTGATCTCACAATAGATCATTGTGGTGATCTTGTAGAACTACCTTCCACCATCTGTGGAATCACTTCACTCAACTCCATCAGCATAACAAATTGTCCCCGCATCAAGGAGTTGCCTAAGCATCTGAGTAAGCTAAAAGCCCTTCAACTTTTAAGGCTATATGCTTGCCCGGAGCTGAAATCTCTGCCAGCAGAAATCTGTGAGCTGCCAAGACTAAAGTACGTTGACATCTCTCAATGTGTCAGCCTATATTCTCTTCCGGAAGAAATAGGAAAGGTAAGGACACTTGAGAAGATTGACATGAGAGACTGCAGCTTATTGAGCATACCGAGCTCTGCGGTTTCACTGACTTCTCTACGCCATGTAATATGCGATAGCGATGCTCTGTCGATGTGGGAAGAGGTCGAGAAGGCGGTTCCAGGACTTCATGTTGAAGCCGCTGAAAAGTCTTTCAGCCTGGATTGGCTCGACGAGTAA
- the LOC104737837 gene encoding uncharacterized protein LOC104737837: protein MASSSAGSSSQGVGGSSQGMRVLGEIYENLSLSQEISYDDLQRVILNFRNLAKDTTTAWIDPFETPLQNACRHHQLEMVKKLLFQEMTRHETMEEDIHFQRSLELDIAAGNGNLEIVKRLCPNNINPSPLAQDNLASYGLAIPVVRASNAGHGEVTRYLYNNHYKNSAILKDNKGYWGTRLLLDAIFYGYLRIALDIVNDVPSLAPLRFIALKPDLLHSHCHLGFWRGLIYSCIRISETSRPNRSNGLFCMPLKLKGLSKWFGIKQIYELKDRHHKAHRLLKTFCMKRAIMIKDESWKKTVYEALLAAVENGNKEFFTEIIKCNPRLLWISKTASGRNLFQLAVEFKKEKIFNLIHGLDDRKVTLLRSSDNKNNNILHIAAHLSTPDQLSKISGAALKMQRESQWFEEVKSLISEREVVQKNRDKKTPREIFEDSHEPLRKEGEEWMKYTATACSFVAALIATVTFQAIFTVPGGTNETSGAPLLLTDKHFTAFIIADTLFFFASCISVLIFLSILTSRYSFDDFIVSLPRKMILGQSILFISIASMLLAFITSVSASMRERPLLVVPLKPLASVPAFLFLMLQYPLLNEMISSTYGKRLFHRDTKSWLEPCVDITITHGSSGPISASSSGRLNI, encoded by the exons ATGGCAAGTTCTTCAGCAGGTTCTTCTTCACAAGGAGTGGGAGGTTCTTCACAAGGAATGCGAG TTTTAGGcgaaatttatgaaaatttatcACTATCACAAGAAATTAGCTACGATGATTTGCAACGTGTGATATTAAACTTCCGGAACCTAGCGAAAGACACAACTACTGCCTGGATTGACCCATTTGAGACACCATTGCAAAATGCATGTCGTCACCATCAATTGGAGATGGTCAAGAAGCTACTATTTCAAGAAATGACGAGGCATGAGACGATGGAAGAAGATATTCATTTTCAACGGAGTTTAGAGCTTGATATTGCCGCTGGGAATGGCAATTTGGAGATTGTTAAGCGATTGTGCCCAAACAATATTAACCCCAGTCCGCTTGCTCAAGATAACTTAGCTTCCTATGGGCTAGCTATACCGGTTGTGCGGGCATCAAATGCAGGGCATGGAGAGGTCACTCGCTACCTCTATAACAATCATTATAAGAATTCAGCTATCTTGAAGGATAACAAGGGATATTGGGGTACACGTCTCCTTCTCGATGCCATATTTTATGGATATCTCC GCATTGCGTTGGACATCGTCAACGACGTCCCGTCTCTGGCTCCACTTAGGTTCATAGCTTTGAAACCTGACTTGCTTCATAGCCACTGCCATCTTGGGTTCTGGCGAGGCCTCATCTACTCTT GTATACGTATATCTGAGACTTCGAGACCAAACCGAAGCAATG GTCTTTTTTGTATGCCACTGAAACTAAAAGGTCTCTCCAaatggtttg GAATAAAGCAAATATATGAGCTAAAAGATCGACATCATAAAGCTCATAGGTTGCTTAAAACTTTTTGCATGAAACGAGCCATCATGATCAAGGACGAGAGCTGGAAAAAGACGGTCTATGAAGCATTACTTGCAGCGGTGGAGAATGGGAACAAGGAATTTTTCACCGAGATAATCAAATGTAACCCTCGACTTCTTTGGATCTCGAAAACTGCCTCTGGTCGAAACCTCTTTCAGCTGGCTGTTGAATTCAAGAAAGAGAAGATCTTTAATCTGATACATGGTTTAGATGATAGAAAGGTCACGCTGCTTAGATCTTccgacaacaaaaacaacaacattctCCATATCGCCGCTCATCTCTCTACTCCCGACCAACTTTCTAAGATTTCTGGAGCTGCTCTCAAGATGCAAAGAGAGAGTCAGTGGTTTGAGGAAGTAAAGAGCTTGATATCAGAACGTGAAGTAGTGCAAAAAAACAGGGACAAGAAGACCCCGCGAGAAATATTTGAAGATTCTCACGAACCTCTacgaaaagaaggagaagaatggATGAAGTACACTGCCACTGCTTGTAGCTTCGTGGCAGCTCTCATTGCAACTGTCACATTTCAAGCAATATTCACTGTTCCTGGAGGTACTAATGAAACTTCGGGTGCACCTCTTCTTCTTACTGACAAGCATTTCACAGCGTTCATCATAGCAGACACTCTATTCTTCTTCGCCTCCTGCATCTCTGTGCTCATATTCCTCAGCATTCTGACCTCAAGATACTCTTTTGATGACTTCATTGTATCACTTCCTAGAAAGATGATATTGGGTCAATCCATTCTGTTCATATCTATCGCCTCAATGCTTCTTGCGTTCATCACCTCGGTTTCGGCGTCGATGCGTGAAAGGCCATTGCTTGTAGTCCCATTGAAGCCACTCGCCAGCGTCCCTGCGTTTCTCTTCTTGATGTTGCAATATCCTCTTCTCAATGAGATGATTTCTTCCACCTATGGCAAACGACTCTTCCACCGCGATACAAAAAGTTGGCTAGAACCATGTGTAGATATTACTATTACACATGGATCATCTGGGCCCATTTCAGCAAGCAGTAGTGGTCGCCTAAACATTTAG
- the LOC104734481 gene encoding ACT domain-containing protein ACR12 — MAFSSSIVFSVTHSSSSLASRPSPAISNQIPFPAQIASPDLSPALFDDRRKFVGGVMSLLTKSIRNRVYASINSIDATTPSYPKSEDDDDVVPMPMVMIDQDADPEATIVQLSFGNRLGALIDTMRSLKDLGLDVVKGTVSTEGSVKQTKFSITKLDTGRKVEDPDLLEQIRLTIINNLLKYHPECSEQLAMGETFGIKAPEKKIDVDIATHIHVKEDGPKRSLLVIETADRPGLVVEMIKVMADINIDVESAEIDTEGLVAKDKFHVSYQGQALNRSLSQVLVNCLRYFLRRPETDIDSY; from the exons ATGGCGTTCTCGAGTTCTATCGTCTTCTCTGTAACTCATTCTTCTTCGTCGTTAGCTTCGCGTCCTTCTCCTGCGATCAGCAACCAGATTCCGTTTCCCGCTCAAATTGCTTCTCCAGATCTATCGCCTGCTTTGTTCGATGATCGTCGCAAGTTCGTCGGAGGTGTAATGTCTCTCTTGACGAAGAG TATAAGAAACCGTGTATATGCTTCGATTAACAGCATTGATGCCACTACTCCATCTTATCCG AAATCGGAAGACGATGACGATGTTGTACCAATGCCAATGGTTATGATAGACCAGGATGCTGACCCTGAAGCTACCATTGTACAGCTCAGTTTTGGAAATCGCCTTGGGGCTCTCATTGACACT ATGAGGTCGCTGAAAGACTTGGGATTGGATGTAGTAAAAGGAACTGTCTCAACCGAAGGATCTGTTAAGCAGACCAAATTTTCTATAACAAAACT AGACACTGGTCGGAAAGTGGAAGATCCTGACTTGTTGGAACAAATCCGATTAACCATCATCAACAATCTCTTGAAATACCACCCG GAATGCAGTGAGCAACTTGCAATGGGTGAAACTTTTGGAATAAAGGCTCCTGAAAAGAAG ATTGATGTTGATATCGCGACTCACATACATGTGAAAGAAGACGGACCAAAGAGGAG CCTGCTTGTCATAGAGACAGCAGACAGGCCTGGTCTTGTTGTAGAGATGATCAAAGTGATGGCTGATATCAACATAGACGTGGAATCTGCAGAGATAGACACAGAA GGACTGGTTGCGAAGGACAAGTTTCACGTAAGCTACCAAGGCCAAGCACTGAACCGCTCCTTGTCACAG GTTTTAGTCAACTGTCTCCGTTACTTCTTGAGAAGGCCAGAGACGGATATTGACAGCTATTAA